The following coding sequences are from one Arachis hypogaea cultivar Tifrunner chromosome 7, arahy.Tifrunner.gnm2.J5K5, whole genome shotgun sequence window:
- the LOC112703984 gene encoding uncharacterized protein, with product MEASHSYVCKANIITSKEAFSLKSNLKPLQILSSFFCCLLLLFSYLGKRCHKYPQSRDSGLWVLQWLSMREKFNPTVSGILNEQYIRTSVVVDLLLGMFNDHKYEFQKKSNEFWATL from the exons ATGGAAGCCAGCCATAGCTATGTCTGCAAAGCCAATATTATCACCTCCAAAGAAGCGTTTTCCCTCAAGTCCAACCTCAAGCCTCTTCAGATTCTCTCGAGCTTCTTCTGCTGTCTTCTGTTGCTCTTCTCCTACCTTGGAAAACGCTGCCACAAATATCCTCAAAG TCGCGACTCTGGTCTCTGGGTTCTTCAATGGTTGTCTATGAGAGAGAAGTTTAATCCTACAGTGTCGGGCATT CTAAATGAGCAATATATCCGTACATCCGTTGTGGTGGATCTTTTGTTGGGGATGTTCAATGACCACAAATATGAGTTTCAGAAGAAGAGCAATGAGTTCTGGGCTACGCTTTAG